In the genome of Aedes aegypti strain LVP_AGWG chromosome 2, AaegL5.0 Primary Assembly, whole genome shotgun sequence, the window CCAGTACATTCTTGCATGGATCTTTGGAAGGATTTGTATTTATCTTATAATGGGAGAATTCCTCGAAAATACTCCTGGAAAGATGACTTAtatattcttgagaaatattttcaattcatatctgaaaataaagaaaGTTTAGTTGAAGGAAATCGTTTATAATAATATACTTTAATAACAGCAACATCAGCAGTGACATTTTGACGATCAATAAGTAAACCACACATTGGTTGCTACGACCATCAGATATGGAACCACAGACTTGTTTGTTCGAACCGTGTAATACAgtgaatccacaattaagaatcacccacaatttatgaatcagctgcctttaaaggacaaaataacagtaaaaaatagcacaaaacatcacgaaacattttcgcttataatttattttgagtaaatttgtttacgtgatgttttgtgttgatttttgttgttattttgtcatttaaagtcagctgattcaaaaattgtggacgattcttaattgtggatccaCTGTATATGGGCGAACAGTTCGTTCATACAGAACCTCGAACAGTTCGCGCGAATATTGAACGAATTTTTTGAGCGAACGTTCGTGCATTGCGCGCACTGTGTAATCAAGGCtttactgtgcgctctgttttcaagttgcccatgagagagagcgagacagcaccaacacacggcgcacagtaaaagtcatgagaacaaaagaatttgtgGCACGTACAGTGGCTCATTTTCCGTGTGTCAAGCAAGCTAGTGCAATctatatactgcccataaacgcataattgtcccatgtgaataggaaatccagcaaacatgggactgacatgcgtttatgggcagtataggtggattacatttttttaaatcattacaCAGTCATGGTTCGTTTGTCCTTTTCTTTCCATACAGGAACACGATGTGTTACGGTTTCGACTTTATTTTCAATATCTCCCGTTTGACGCCACTTTCACACTCCCAGATTGTTTCCGACGAAAAGTAACCATCTGTTTCCAGCGCCTTTTCAAACAGTCTCAAATTGCCACCCACGCCAAAATAGTACGTTTTCGCTGCTAGCAAACTGGAattgaaaaacagatttttattATATAATAATAATGTGATTATGCATTTAGTTTCCCACACTTACATAACGCCACTGGGCTTAAGCTTCTTTTTGAATAGATCGATCAGTTTCGCATAGTTCGACGGGCTGTAGATGGTTTCCGAGGTCAGTATCACATCATACTGATCCTCAACTTTGTCGACAAAGCTGGACCAATCGCCGGAGAAGAATTGCACCTCTGCATCCGACGAAGAGGATTCCTCGCCAGACTCCGCATCCGTTCCACGACAGTTGCACGAGTAGTTTTTTACGGTTACTTTCTCCAGGACTTCTCGGTTCTTAAAATTTATTAGATAATTAAATTATGATGAAGTAGGTAAATAGGGTGAAGTTGATCTCTTTTGAGGGATTTCTTTATTATATCTTGTGGGATCCAAATATTTTCCAAACTTAtactggttggatgtttatcgaattatctTACGGAGAAGTTGCCAAAATGTTTTCATAATaacagaaacaattttgtacatCTAAAAGTTTTGATTCCGTGGTGAAGAGGATAAATttcttaacttttttttaaatatagcaACCTTTTCTCGGAAAGAACATTTTTTCTATGCAAAcagttaatttaaatttaagaaaatcatTAGTAGCTAACAAATAATGCAACATCgcagaaattttgataattaaaaTCGAATTAAAGCTCTTTagacagtttatacatgtggaTACGGGTATGaccaacttctccccactgatcaactacaccctgAATTACGGTAATTTGAAGTACATTGCGACTCACATAATCCTGGAAAACCACCTTCGATGCTCCCAATTTCACAGCCAAGATCCCGAGAATCCCAGAACCGCATCCCAAGTCCAGAACTGACGCCTTTTCGAACAACTTCTTGTATTCGTCATTTTCGGCCATCAGTTCGCCCAGATCAAAGGTGCACTCCCACACCTTAAGGCCTCCTTCGTACCGGCCCGGTATCAAGTCGGAATGGTCCATCTCGGCGGACAGGATGTCCAGGCCGAGTTCCTCTTTTGGTAAGGATACGCAATTCAGATACTCCACCAGGATGTCTACAGTGGCCGGGAAGACATGCAAGTGGTCGGGATTGATGGTGACGCCCTTCTGCAGATCTTCGCTGAGTAGAACCTCTTCACACTCATATTCGGCGGTTTTCGTTTCAGTCGCTGAAAGTTGAATGAAAGTTTTTAAATAGATATTTGTGCCATTATATTTCACAAATGATTATACGCTTCTCCGGTTCCTTCGTCTCTGCAGATTCATCCGGTAGATTGAAAGAGAATTTGAACATTCTGTATACTAGTTTAATAGTTTCTTATAAGTAGGCGGGCAATCGAACCACGTGCGAATTGAAATTTAATCATAATGAAACCTGATGTGATTGTTTACGAAATAGGAGAGATAACGCGCGAAGTTTCAAAATAGTGCCGCTGTCAATGTACTTCCGAACGAATCCACGGTGCCACTGTAAATAAACCATaagggtttgttcacaaatttcataacgctaaatatggccattttcgacacccacccaccccttcgtaatgctttttgtatgaatattttacaaattttgtatgagccgtaacagcacgaggacacccacccacccctttcagcgttatgaaatttgtgaatgggccctaaaaGTGACTGCCCGTCTGACATTACCGAAGCCTCATCGGCCAAAGtttgttatttgtttaccaTCACGATTCATCCTAAAATTATTTCCATCCGCGAAGTtcttcatacaaattttaacatataattataatttacacaaatttgagtAGTCAATTTGTTATGAAATGCCTGCGTCTTGCTGTATTCCCGATTGTGATCTGAAATACGCTCATGCCGAAGATGTTTCCTATCACAAGTAAATATCCTACAATAGTGGCAGTGAAAGCGGACTGTGAATGATCGAATCGTATTCCAGGTTCCCTCTGAAGAAGCCAGAACTGCTCGAGAAGTGGATTCAATTTACTGGCCGTGGTCCCGACTGGATTCCCACTAAATGGAGTGCCGTGTGCAGTCGGCATTTCAAGCCGACCGATTTCAAGGATTGTGTGTACAGGTAAGCCTGAGTGGACTGGGTCAAAATCCATGAAAACACGAAATCAAAACATTGCACCTTTAAATAATAGTTTGAGGGGATAATAAAAAGTTGCATCTCGTAtgaggtcgtatgaataaaaccGAGTAGGTACTTGCTCATGCTCAACCCGATTTAAGCAAAGTAAAGTTTCTGAACATTTACTCGAAACCGTATGAATAAAACGATACATTGTTCAAAGTAAGTTCGAATTTCGAACAAAGTTTTTACTCTgtcaaaaacttgtttttagtaGTTATTTAATATATTATATTTGTGCGGATATTTATTCGTATTAGGCttaattcaacaataattgctcaagtacagtgcattAGCTGGTTTTAGTGGATCGTCGTTGGTGCtttttcagcctttttggctAGCTCCTGTTCTCCTGTTCTgttagggttaccatccgtcctgatttagcagggcatgtcctgattttgagatTCTATTGAGGtgtcctgatttatttttcatttttcaagttttgtcctGCTTTTTGAACTTGCTGATCCATGAAATGTTAAAGATAAtacaaattaaaagaaaaactcTTATTATATCGCTATCAGAATGGAAGAGATCTTTAAAACGGTAGCAATCATGAGAACATTAAAATGTTTCTTATCGTCATTTAACATGTTGATGCAAGGAATGCCCTCATTTGAATaccatatttttggaattcaagTAAGTAACAAATGAGAAAGCTCGTATTATTGCTATCATCATAGAATATTTAAGAATGCTGAATTAGTAGAAACTACTAAATTTTACCAGGGGATGTACGACTGCCACACATCTTACACTTCACATAGCTTATGAATTTTAGGAGAAATTCTACACAAATGCTTCTCAGAATCATAAGATATCTGTTCGATTTCTCCCAAAAACTTAATAAATTCCTAAaaccccaactaacaattttagcgctacaGCTTATGCTCGATAACTGGGCTGAGAGAACCTTCCAGTTAGCGAGCAGTGCTCGATAACTGGACTGCCATTCCAACGCACACacacattcaaataaaaatcgaggGGGACTTAGATGCAAAGTTTTGGTTGGCGTCATTCGGTTTTGGAATCGCGTCGTGTTCGTGTCATTCCGTCATTGAATTCGCgttttaagcctgattcgctgctgacaagtaatttctcggcctatcttgatgcatgagaaatttctgcaaggaatcgatcaagaatgcgcttttttctgatcgcagtacgcagttgaaaagaactgtcagttcaaatgggagtcgctgtacaaaatttctgccagtaatcggcgagaaatttctttagcgattccttttcagtagcaaatcaggctttaatcGTACCGTCTTGTAAATTTTGAGGTGAATTAAACAGTTTTCGTTCCTGCAATGGACATCCCACCGTTCACCAaccgcaaacggaaacaaaaaacCCTCACGTTGgtggaaaaagttaaaattatcgACGATTTCGAAAGAGGAGGTGGATCGCACGAGTCGCTTGCCAGAAAATATGGCGTAGAATCATCCTCGGTGACTCGCTTCCTAAAACACCGAAAAGAGTTACGACAAAAACTGGATCACTATAGAGAACATGGCGTGGAAAACAGGAAAACCATGAAGGAACAGTCGTTTCCTTTAGTGGAGAAAGCACTCTATGTGTGGGTCCTCCAGCAGCGGGAAGAAAATATCATCGTCACGTCGGATGCTTTACGCATCAAAGGAGAATCATTGTTCAGCAAGTTTCAAGAACGCGGTCATTACGTCGGGCAGAAGTGTACGTTTTCAATCAGGTGGATGCGACGATTCAGAGATCGATTCGGACggtttttaaatgaattttctaaagtacacacatgaattttgtataaatatCAATAAACCAGTTAAGAACAAAGCAATAATAACTATTTGTGATTTATTTCTCATTTCGACATATTGcacattgaattgaaaaaaaaatcaaaatctaaatgaaaaaagacaaatttacaattaaaaaaataatgccgaAACCTTATTTTGCATTTGCACGCCCCTCGTCAGTTACGGGATGGTGaaagtttttgacgtttaactgTTTTTTAACTGGGCTACAGCCCAGTTAGCGAGCACCCAGTTAAAAAGCAGCCCAGTTAAATAGCACCCAGTTATCGAGCATTAGCtgtataagccaagattatttgctttgtgctgttgaattgaagcagcgaacgcagcaaaaaatgaaagctcctaaaaatagaacgattagcgttaatacagctgtaacgcaaacgttttgcagctacataatttagctgaataaattttgTCAGTTATCGTTTTTGttgctttcactaagctgtaactcaacaccgtaaaagatagcaacctaatgatgtggaataaatCTCGCCATCAttaatccggctgcttctatacaatatgatttgttatgctgcttaATATATAActaagaagcgctttgtcgtcaGTTATTcagcgagcatacagcagtaagctgtaaaacaacaacttgtggcgcatctactcagcttgttggatgtaaacattgcgtttgacgtttcgcacccttttacagcctgatgaagtggtgtaagcgtggctatgacaccttttacgatcattataaaatattgtgtgaaccgttttcgatgtagaacaaaacgatgtgttttctttgcctttcgatatagactgtggtggcaacaatgacagcgtcgagacttgtggatgtaGAGATCGTaagttcgattccaagcggtggcaggtaacgttgggatcattaaattcagatacttatgatatgaattccggaagctgtgaaactgattgaaaataatatttgatcgataatacagcgaagctgtataaaaattattcaaaaattgcggaatggttgagaaagcgccttccgaagatgttacacagctacttgtcgtataactgtcgagatagagcaatgatcggtatgaataaaaGCTGCCACcacagcttaaaagtagctgagtagattcgccagatttgttggtaaaaggatcgcatagaagctctcgttcgtatgtacagcgcatttactcagcataaagccgtataaagagggcctagagaatgtttacatttgcactaaatgttagttgggaaatTCTTAGCACATTGTATGTAAAACCATGATTCGAGGAATTCCAGTGGCATTCCATTACATCTTCAATCAATCTTTGAAAATGACTATACATACTCAACAAAACCATACAATATTACCTTTTACACCTTTTTACCATAACTACTACAAGtggattttttaacatattttctagATTAGATGAAATGTAATTGGTTTATTTTCTGACGTTCTTAAGAATTTTCTTGATCAGACACTAAGCAGATTTCGTTGAAAATTATCGGTAAATTGCTGGCGAGATTGTTGCAGGATCCTTTCGATATCTAAATGGATATTTTGAGACCCTTGGCATATTGTTAAAGAGCTTCTGTTGGTTGTTTCTTGGTAGGATCCATGATGAAATTTAAGCGACAATTTAGCAAGGAGGATTCCTACTGTGGATTTCGGCAGACTTCAGACAATAACCTTGAGAAAACTACTGTAAACATTTGACGTCTGTTTTTCGAATTAGATACTTGCGTAGCCAAAACActtaacaaaaaatgattatatttGAATTTCTTCTCATATCCGTTAATTAGATGTACCACGAGATCTTTCGAAAAGTACGTTAAATAATTTTAAGAGCAGAAATTACGACCAATAAAACTAGTATATTTTTACTTTAATAAAAGGAAAATGTGTGAGTTAATGATAACAGAATacagtttaaaaaataaaaattacaacattttttcccgaattgggtcctaaaatgtttaatgaattctcgtttttattcaataatacggaagagcatgttcttgcaactactttagcaagttttcccgctcaaataacggctatatcattttttaacttcaattttaaaaatggttccaaatatcaaccttgacacttgtgatcttgtttgacattcactttttcgacaaaaatgccacagggcatatagtttcaacgctggggttgttcctatctgacatttcggaagggacgcGGAAAAcataatatacccaaaattcgagtttaaaccaaagggtgtgacaaaatctcaaaaatcataaaaaaaatgttttttgtacttaaaccaatgaaaatcatttaaaaattgagtaaacatgtgtttctagcctaaacttaagcgtttgataataaaattgagacagggctttaggaccctattctaaATATTTCAAACATTTATCTTTAAACAGtgatgttcaaaaaaaaaatcattcaaatttctCTACAGGATGATTAATTTCTTTACATAACCAATCCACAACAatacgaatttgaaaaaaaaaaccattgaaATCGTTACTGTtcgaaatgtttggaatttcatatgaaacttacaataaattttgaaaactcaaaaatgtcctgattttgaatttttaggaaatggtcaccctatgTTCTGTACAATCACTCCGTTTGGAATCTGGATTTTTACACGCTTAAAAACCATATTCCTACACAAATCGTAAAACATGATTAATGTTGATCACTCTTCCATTAAgataaagatgaatcgaagccaagcctCAAATGTTGAACAACACAAATCTGTAGAACCAAATATTCGCCTTAGGGAAAACTTGATAAATTGGCCACTTGCTGGTGTTCGATTAAGGTTCCATCTTTGTACTCCGCAAATTTCcctacctagtgacggttaaagtgcgccaacgactctctgttgtgaacaacattcggtaccgacgcccgccgcggtacaatctggaacgactcaagctacccgaagtcgcaactgattacgcgcaaagccttgaagcagcgttgccggaagagggagagctcaccgaagcccctcttgaggactgctggagtagtctcaaagcagacataaacaacgcagcgaaaggtgccattgggttcgtggaagcaaatggacggaacggttggttcgacgaggagtgtcagacggttttggacgagaagagtGCAGCGctggcgatgatgctgcagcaaggcacccgtcaaaacgtggaacgatacaaacagaagcgaagacagcaaacccatctattccgggataaaaagcgccgcctggaagagatggagcagctgtatcgttctcaagaaacacgaaagttctacaagaaactaaatgcatcccgcaaaggctttgtgccgcgagccgaaatgtgccgggataaggatggaggtatcttgacggacgaacgtgaggtgattgaaaggtggaagcagtactacgatgaatacctaaacggcgcagaggaggaagatcaagacagcaggaggaatggcttcatcagtacggcggatgagagagacgtgccaactcccacaataggtgaagttaaggatgctatcaaacagcttaagaacaacaaagcagctggaaaagttggtattggagcggaacttattaaaatgggcccggacaggttggccacttgtctgcaccgattgatagccaggatctaggatacagaacagctaccagaggagtggaaggagggatacgcaatatacaaaaagggtgacaagttagaatgtgagaactatcgggCGAtgaccattcttaatgcagctaataaagtgctttcccagatcatcttccgccgtctatcaccactggcaagcagatttgtgggaagttatcaagccggttttgtggacgggcgatcgacgacgaaccaaatctttatgttgcggcagatcctccaaaagtgtcgcgaatatcaagtccctacgcaccacctattcatcgatttcaaagcggcctatgataccatcgaccgcgaagagctatggaagattatggacgagaatggttttcccgggaaactgacaggactgatcaaggcaacgatgctgtgtgaagatatcgggtgcataatccgacccgtttgaaacacgcaaaggacttcgacaaagcgatggtctttcctgcctcctgttcaatattgcgctagaaggtgttatgaaacgggcgggcttcaacatgcggggcacgatcttcaataaatccagccagttcatttgtttcgctgacgacgtggacattgtcggaagaacgttccaggtggttgctgaacagtataccaagctgaaacgtgaagcagatcgggttggattgaaggtaaatacgtcgaagacgaaatatctgctggctggaggaaccgagcgcgatagagcttgcataggcaaacgcgtgatgaatttgtctacctcggatcattgataacgtcggataacaactgcagcagagaaattcgaagacgtatcattgccggaagtcgtgcttactatggactccacaagaccttgcggtctggtaaacttcacttccgtactgagtgtaccatgtacaagacgctaataagaccggtactcctctacgggcatgagacgtggacaatgctcgaagaggacctgcaagcgctaggagtttttgaacgacgtgtgcttaggacgatcttcggcggagtatttgagaacggcgtatggaggagaagaatgaaccacgagcttgcgcaactctacggtgaacccagtatcacgaaagtcgccaaagctggaagggtacgatgggcgggacacgttgtgagaatgccggacaacaatcccgcaaaaatggtgttcaactcaaatccggccggtacaagacaaaggggagcgcaacgagctaggtggtttgaccaagtggagcaggatcttggaagtgtggggcaatcgaggaattggaggttagcagctaTGGACcaagttagttggcgtaacattgtggcgcaggtcatgtcttgaaggacgtagagccagcaaaagtaaagtaagtaagtcCACTACTCGATACTCGATAAATTCTGTTTATAACCCAGAAGTTGTCGAATACTTTTGCCTTAAATTATACCAGAATATGTCAAATTTGCATTataaatttgtatgaaagagtttaaagttttcacaataaatttatgaaaaatagttaaagattttattttcaggaaATACTTAAAGAGACCAAACgaagtttcattaaaatatagtaaaagagtcaatcaatgaaatcgatGTTACAGATTCAAACATTTATCAGTCAGTTCGGAGGATTGTTTTGAAACAAATCTACTCAAAAAATACTCTAttccactttttttttcacttttacccttttttttcaatgttatatAATTATCTGATAATCCTTTTCGGGATACTGTGATAATTGCGCGCAGGATTGAATCAAATTTTTCGATGAGACTTTGTGTAAATCTGGCTTGAGGTTCTGTGAGAACACCATTAATCACACCAAAGAATTCTGCTTAAAATTATATCTGGAACCTACCTAGTATTCTTTTATGATATTGGTTATAGGTGATATTTCTGACTTATTTTTTGAGGAAACAATGTGCCGAGTTATTTGAAAATCCTTTCGGCAGTTTTATGGAATCGTACAGTTTTAACTACCAGTTAATGGAATTTAATACCGGTTTAGaattttattgttatttttttaagtaaGCACTGAGGATAAGCTGATTTATCATTGCTATCGAAAACTGTTTTCTAAATTATTGAATGTTTTTTAATTGATAAGTCAGTTTCTCAGGAATTGTCTAGAGACGAAGCATTCAACTTAGTGCTAATAAATTACATAGGAAGAACGACATAACTTTGCTTGTGAAGCTTCATAAGCCCTCTATCGCTGTTTATGTCTATGACTGTTTTTTCTAGATACTGTGACTACAGAAAAACAAACTTATTAAATATGTATCTCCAAAAAATTTCCCAGAAAcgtcacgcattttggcgccccctgatggctagcgcccttggcgggtgccaacctggccaactgcacgctacggcactgacagagccgtagcgtgacttcatggcgcccttggcgaacctccaTTTCAGCGCCCCTTAATCAAAGCTCagcagaataaaaaaataattctgagcGATTTCTAcgagaatttttatgaaaatcatcaaaagtgTCATAAAAGGTTATATTATTTCCTTGAGATCAGAACATATTAAATTGTTGACTAAATCTcctgcaagaaaaaatgaatattcttttattttttaatgaaaattttctgagtaCTTTTGAATAATATCTGAAAGATGCATTgacaaattccgaagaaaaatagAGTTtatatagctaagaacaaatgtaCAGTTTCTACTagatatttcaaacaaaatttgtaaattttggtgaaacgaaaatttctaaagaaattctccTTTACATGTCGGACCATTTGCTTTCAAGCagagttttaaaacttttcgcTCTGAATAACTGGAAAGAATTTTAGAGCTTATGCCAGAAATACAACTCGAAAGCCATAGCAATCctttacaaaattatgattcttAAACAAAGCCCAACCTCATAATAGTAATCGTaaaggaaaaattgttatattttctGAGATATGATAGGATGGTTTAGATTCTTTGGATATTTATAGAAAGATTTAGTCAAGACATTATTTAAAAGCTTAATTGCAAAACTGCTGTTTgttaatcaataaaaaatatttgaaatatatcgaagagttttcaatttactttcaAGAAATTGCTATTACCTTTCAAATTGAAAGTCTTCTTCACAGTGAGATATCGAAAAGTGgaaatattaacaaaaaatctAAAGTTTTTTCCAAGAACCTTTACGGTGGAAGAGAAGGTAAACATGGAAattgtcaatcatgcaaactttttgaaaggtGATCAAATATTAACAATAATGTTAATTAAGAAGTCTAAATAGTTACATTCAACTTTTCCACCGCATTTTTTTAAACCAAACGAGTTTCAGCTAGTGTAGAACATGTTTACggttatctatctatataaataaaaaagaaatggTGTTTGAATGTCACGAAATGgtttacgaacgggtcaacggatttgaatgattttttctccgttttgttcgtcaagggttccaacgagtttgtgtgtataaaaatcccaggatattcaccgggaacgttgaaaaaacgagagtgcacggaactgtcattttgtatgggacgatccatagcgtttttcaacagactacttgatggcaagacgaagtttgctgggaacactagttaaaaatatattacaaattcTAGAATTATGTCTGATGTGAGAATTTTCGTCTAGGTATAGAGCAGTTTACAAAATGATTAgagttatgaaaaaaattacGCAACATTATATCAGAATGACGCCTAGAGTTATGTGAAAGATCGATCAAGATAAAGCAAGAGCCCGCTGCTTAGAATCTTGTAattgattctgtgagaatcttgcccaattttctgttgaaaatctGCCCATAATTCCGTGGATCCCACTCAGGATAATCTTAGATTCATGTTcagtattctgtgaaaatatttcttgtaattttactaaaaaaaacgaGTGATTGAAACATACAGTCTAACTTTTAGCATACATACAAATCTGAATGATGCAAATCTTTGTTTCTTATCATTAACAAACTTAATTTATGTGTATTTATTTGAACTTCAAACTTTTAAAATACATATAGGAATGaacaatatcttttgaaatacttaTTGTATATTTTGTTAAAGCCTTTCAAAACCTGTTTTATATGTTTCTTTATAATgtccaatttgttttttttttttgaattgttactaATAATAAGCACTATTCGTTGAGTgctatggaaaatggaaatcatGTGGAAGCTTTgtacacagattttagtaaagcatttgaccgtGTTGATATACCCATGCTTATATTTAAACTGCGGAAAATGGGTATTGAAGCCAAACTGCTGGAATGGATCGA includes:
- the LOC5567343 gene encoding histidine protein methyltransferase 1 homolog; the encoded protein is MFKFSFNLPDESAETKEPEKPTETKTAEYECEEVLLSEDLQKGVTINPDHLHVFPATVDILVEYLNCVSLPKEELGLDILSAEMDHSDLIPGRYEGGLKVWECTFDLGELMAENDEYKKLFEKASVLDLGCGSGILGILAVKLGASKVVFQDYNREVLEKVTVKNYSCNCRGTDAESGEESSSSDAEVQFFSGDWSSFVDKVEDQYDVILTSETIYSPSNYAKLIDLFKKKLKPSGVILLAAKTYYFGVGGNLRLFEKALETDGYFSSETIWECESGVKREILKIKSKP